Below is a window of Paraburkholderia kururiensis DNA.
GTAGAGGTCGGCGCGGAAGGTGCCGTCCTTCACGAGCTGCGGCAGGTTCTTGTTGGTCGCCGCGACCAGCCGGAAGTCCACCTTGACCGCCGCAGGCGAGCCGATGCGCGTCACCGCGCCGTCTTCGAGCACGCGCAGCAGCTTCACCTGCTGGTAGAGCGGCAGGTCGCCGATCTCGTCGAGAAAGAGCGTGCCGCCGTCGGCCTGCTCGAAGTAGCCTTTGTGCGCCACCACCGCGCCCGTGAACGAGCCTTTGGCGTGGCCGAAGAACAGCGACTCGAAGAGACCGTCGGGAATCGCCCCGCAGTTCACGGCGATGAACGGCCCCTTGCCGTAGTGCGAGTGCTTCTCGTGCAACAGCTGCGCAATGCGCTCCTTGCCCACGCCGGTCTCGCCGTGCACGAGCACGCTCGTTTCGCAATCCGCGAAGGTGTCCACTTCGTGCAGAAGCGCCTGCATGCATTCGGAACTCGCGACGAGCGCGTCCGATGCCGCCGTCTGCGCCGAATGCGCGCGCAGTTGCAGCGCGAGCTTCGAGATCATGCCGCGCAGTTCGGCGCAGGTGAAGTCGAGCGGCAGGATGTGCGAGTACTCGGCCGGATACATGGTCGGGTCGTGGTCACGCGGCGCCTGGCCGACCCACACCACGGGCATGCCGTGCGCCGCCTGCCAGTCGCGCAGCACGAGCGCGCCCGAATCGATCACGCTCACGCTGATGATGGCAAGCGACGGCCGCAGCGCCGAGCGCTCCGGCGAGATGGCGATGTCGTCCGCGCGGATCACCTCGACGTCGAAGCTCGCCATGCAGCGGGCGACCCGGTCGACGATGTCCGCCTTGCCTTCCCAGACGTAGACGTCGAGTTCCTCGATTTTGGTGGGGGTTCTCATGGGTGGATGTCAATAAACCAGTTGAGCCTCGCCGCACGACAAGCCGCTGTCGTGCACGGTGGCGACGCCGATCTGCACGCCGAGCAGTTGCAGCAGCGGCACGAGCAGCGCGTCGAGCGAATTCAGAACAGGCGTGAGCGCCGCAACGAGCAGATCGAGCAGCGGCGCGAGCACGACCCCAGCCACCGACGTGATGTTCACGCCGTTGAGCGTCGCGTAGATCGAGTTCGGCAACTGCGCGGCCAGCTGCGTCAGCAGGCCGCCCGCCGCGCTGCCCACGGCGTTCGAGTTGACGGACTGGTAGTCGTCGCTGTCGCCGGCAACGCCGTTGAAGTTGAGCGAGGTGTAGCCGGTTGTCGAAGGCGCAAGCTGGAGCTGCAGCCCCGTCTTGTTCGTCGGGTTGCCGACGTTGACGGCCACGCTCAACGCCGCGGGCGGAATGCCTACGGTCAGCGTCGTCAGCGCCGCCGGCTGCGTGCAACTGGACGGCAGACTGTAGTTCGTGAAGTTCGCGGCCGCGTTGCCGCCCACGCAGACGCCTAGCACGCCGGGCTGCACGCCGATCGTGCTTTGGCTCGTGGCCTGCGACGCCGTGCAGCGCGTGCTTTCCAGCCGCGCGTTGCCGGTGCCGCCCGTTTCCAGGTACACGGGCAGGTTCAGCGCCGTCAGGTTGACGAGCCCAAGATCGATATTGAGCAGACTGACGTCGAGATAGAGCCGTACCTCGGCCGAATGCGCGGTGGTGCGCCAGTTGCCGGCGGCGTCCTGCCCCGCCTCGCCCACCGCGATCACGGGCGGCTCCAGGATGCGCGCCTGCGCCGTGACGTTGGCGAGCGGACCCAGGTTCAGCGCCGCGCCCAGATTAACGGTGGACTGGCCGTTGGCGATCTCGGCGGCCACGAGCAGCATGTCGAGCGGATTGACGGTGGCCGACGCGGCGGACTGCGCGTCGGCGAGCCCCACCGAAAGCAGCGGATTGCCCGCACCCGCGGTGTTGCCCACGTTGATGGACGGCCCCGAGGGAATCGACGCGGCGAGCGAGCCGAGCGCGCTCGTGGCGCTCGCGCTCGCCACGTTGCCGGCCGCGAGCGCCGTGACCATCGCTCTCGCGAGGTCGCGCACCTGCAACTGCGTGGCGAGCAGCTCGCTCACCGACGCCGCGCCTACGGCGGCCGCAAGGTCGCCCAGCTTGATCTGCGCCGCAGCGAGCGCCTGATACGAGGCGACGTCGAGATTGAGGCTCGTGCCGAGCAACGCGCCCAGCAGGCTGTTCAGCAGGCCGCCCTGGAGCGTGGCAAGCGTGGTGGTGAGCGAGAACGTGCCGATGTTGGTGGATTGCGCGATGGCCGTGGCCTGCACCTCGCGCGCCGGGCCCACGAAGAAGTACGGCACCTGGCGCGACACCGTCACCTGAACCGCGTTGAGCGGCGCGCCCGTGGTGCCGAAGTACGGCTGCAACGTGTTCGACGACGGGTCCCAGCGCCCGCAGGTCACCGTGACCGTACCCGTGGACGGCAGGCCGTTGCCCTGGTTGGCGTTCGCCTGTGCCGAGGCCGTGGCGGCCGCACATCCGGTCGCGCTCGACACGGTCTGCGCGCCCGCGATGGCGGCCATGTCCGCCACGCGCTGCAACGCGCGGCGGGCGAAGTAGACGTTCCCCACGTCGATGGCGCCCAGCGCCGCCACCGCCACGAGCATCCACGCAAGGCCGAGGATCGAGATGGCGCCGCGTTGCTTGCGCAGGCCGCGGTGAGCGGCGCGCAGCGGTACCCGACGAGGAACGCAGCCAGCCGGCATGTCAGTTCGACGACGGCGCGCCGCCGTACCCCACGAGCATGCCGAGGCCATTGCCGCCCTGCCCCATCGACGAATCGAAGCGCTCCGGAATCTTCGACTTGAACGATTCGAGGTAGCGCTGATAGGCGAGCGTCGCTTCGGCGCCGGGCGTGGGCTGCGCGGGCGCAGCCGCGGCGTTGCTGCGCTGGAGCGCGAGCCAGGCCGAGGTGGCGGGGCCGATGTCGCTGGCCCGGGCGTTGGCTTTCGTGGCGGCCTTCGTCGTTGCCTGGGCCTGAGCGGGGAGCACGCCGCTACTCTCCTGCGCGTGGGCCGTGCCGGCAACGAACCCCGGCACGATTGCCAAAGCGAACGCCGACGCCGCCGCAGAAAGCACGCCCGCCCGGGCGCGCGGCGCGGCACTTGCCCTACGCGCGTGCCGATCAGTTGTCTTCATGTTTTCCTCCCGTCCTGCACTCGTACCTGCGCTCGTACCTGCACGCGTATGCGCGCTCGTTCTTTCCAGGCCGCATACTGGCGCTATTGCGAAAAGCGCTGCAACAACCGCGGCGCGACGTCGATGCCCGACTGGCCCGACTGTCCCATCTGCATGCTCGCCATCGGCACGTTCTCGCCGGCCGCCGCGCGTTCGACACCGCCCATGTCGCCGTGCCCCGCACTGCCTGTCTCCGAAAGATGCGCACGCGCCGCCGCGCGCTGGCGCAGGCGGCTCGCCTGGGCGACCTTCGCGGCGTCGCTGCGGATCGCGGCGCGCACGTCGGGCGCCACGTTCTGCTGCTTCATCACGGCCTGCGCTTCGGCGTTCTGTCCGTCCGCGACGAGAAACAGCACGACGTTGCTCACGATCTTCGGATTGTGCTGATCCAGTTCCGCGGCTTTCATGAGCGGCACGCGCGCGGCCGTTACGTCGCCGCTGCGCAGGAGCGCATAGCCGAGGTCGGAGAGCGTGGACGCATCGGTAGGCGCAAGGCGCACCGCCTCCTGAAGCTCCGCGGCCGCCCGCGTGAAGTCGCCCGCGCCGCCCGCCAGCAAACCCAGCCCGCGATGCCCGCGCGCGGCAAGCGGCGTGGCGAGCAGTTGCCGGTAGGCCTCCGCGCTCGCTGCCGGCTGGCCGGTGGCGCGCAAGGCATCGGCACGCAGCAGGATCGACTCGGGCGAAGCGCCGTACTGCTTCTCGTAGGCGTCGATGTGCGCCAGCGACGCGTAGTAGAGCCCCTGCGCCTGCATCCGGTCGATGAGGCCCAGGTACATGCCGGGCGTGTCGGGCGCGGGCTGGCTCGCCTGCTGCAGCTTCGCCTCGCGCTCGGCCTGCGCGCCCACGCCGTAGCCCTGCTCCTTGAAGGCGCAGGCGCCCAGCAGCGCAACGGCGGCCAGCGCGAGCGCGCGGCGCAGTGTCTCGCTGACGTAGTTCATGACGCTTCCTTCATGGCGCGGCTCTCCTCGTTCCTTGCCGTTCTTTCCCATGCGCGATTCCCTCGTACGCCGCGCTACCGGTGCGGTCGCACCGACACCAGCGAATGCGTGACCGAAACCACGCCCGGCCCTGCGGTGACGATCAACAGCGCGGGCAGCAGCGTGAGGATCATCACGGCGGTCATCTTCACGGTGAGCCGGCCGATGCGCTCGCGCAGCATCGCGCGCCGCACTTCGCGCAGGCGGTCGCCGAACTGCCGAAGCGGTTCCTGCACGGCGCCGCCGTGACGGTCCACCTGGATCAGGAGCCGCACGACGGCACGCAGGTCCTCGTTGTCGTAGCTCGAGGCCACGCGTTGCAGCGACTGCTCGCGCGTGCGTCCCGCCGTGAACTGCCGCTGTGCGATTTCGAGTTCGCCCGCGAGCACCGGCAGCACGCCGCGAAATTCGTTGACGAGCACCTGGAGGCTCTGGTCGAGCGAAAGGCCCACGCCTTGCAGCAGGCGCAGCAGGTCGACCAGCATCGGCAGCTCGTCCACCACGGCGCGGCGGCGGCCGGCGGCGCGCCGCTGCACGTAGAGCTTCGGCACCATGAAGCCAAGCACGAGCCCCGCGGCCGGCACGAAGAGCCCCGTCACGCCGCTGCTGCCCATCCAGTCGAACGCGGCCACGCCGCCGTGCATGAACCAGCCGGCGAACGCCGCGACCACCATGGCCGACGCCACGCGCGCCATCAGGAAGAGTCCGCGCGAGCGCGCATCCACGAAGCCGCACTGTTCGAGCAGACGTCGCTCTTCGTCCGCTACGGCCTGACGGCCGAAGGGCGTATCGAGCCAGCGCACGCCCGCATCGGCGAGGCGCTCGACCCACGCGGCAAGGCCGCGCGATCGCGGGCGGTTGTTGGTGCCCGCAGTCGTCCGGTCGGCGGCCCGAGCGCCGGGGCCGGCCATGCCCACCATGCCATTGACGCCTGTGGCCATACCCGCGCCGGCACGCGCCGCTGCGCCCGAACCTGCACCCACGGTCGAATTCGCCGACGTGCCGCCACCGGCAGCCGCCCCGGCCGCTGTCCCCGCCCCCATGCGCGCCGCCACCTGAGCCGCAGCAGCCGCAGCAGACGAAGACGCCATCGCCGCAGCCGCCGCCCGCGCCTCGAGCGCCACCGCGAGCGTGCGCGCGCTGCGCCTCGCGCCCGCGAGCCGCACCACGGCATGCGCCGCGAGCAGCGCGCAGCCGAGCGCGGCCAGCACCAGCGCGGCGGCAAAAAGCGACCCGGCGCTCATGCGTGACTCCTCATGCACGGCTCCTCATGTTCCGCTCCGCAGACGCGTGAGCCGGTACAGCATCCACGCACCGAACGCCTGCAGTCCGAAGGCGACGAAAACGAGCCGTCGCCCCGCCTCGTCGTACCACATCGAGCCGAAGTACTTCGGGTTCGTGAGCACGAGAAAACCGCCTATCGCGAGCGGCAGCAACGCCAGCACGCAGGCCGAAAGACGCGTCTCCGCGGACATCGCGGCCAGCTCGCGGCCCGCCTGTTCGAGGTCGCGCATGAAGGTCGCCATGCGGTCGAGCATGATGTCCGCGCGTCCGCCGTATTTGACCGAGAGGCGCAGCACGGCGCCCACCAGTTCCAGTTCGCGCGTGCGGTACACGCCCGCCACGTGATAGAGCGCGCGGTCGATCTCCACGCCGCTGCGCAACAGGCGCGAGACGTGGTCCAGACACTCGCGCAGCGGCGCCTCGGTGGTTTGCAGCGCGGCCTGAAACGCGGCCGGCACGCTGTTGCCGAGCACGATGAGCCGCACGATGCCGTCAAGAAACGACGGCAACTGCCGCACGATCTTTTCGCGGCGCCGGTACGCGCGCCGCGACACGACGAACCCGAGCCCC
It encodes the following:
- a CDS encoding TadG family pilus assembly protein, yielding MPAGCVPRRVPLRAAHRGLRKQRGAISILGLAWMLVAVAALGAIDVGNVYFARRALQRVADMAAIAGAQTVSSATGCAAATASAQANANQGNGLPSTGTVTVTCGRWDPSSNTLQPYFGTTGAPLNAVQVTVSRQVPYFFVGPAREVQATAIAQSTNIGTFSLTTTLATLQGGLLNSLLGALLGTSLNLDVASYQALAAAQIKLGDLAAAVGAASVSELLATQLQVRDLARAMVTALAAGNVASASATSALGSLAASIPSGPSINVGNTAGAGNPLLSVGLADAQSAASATVNPLDMLLVAAEIANGQSTVNLGAALNLGPLANVTAQARILEPPVIAVGEAGQDAAGNWRTTAHSAEVRLYLDVSLLNIDLGLVNLTALNLPVYLETGGTGNARLESTRCTASQATSQSTIGVQPGVLGVCVGGNAAANFTNYSLPSSCTQPAALTTLTVGIPPAALSVAVNVGNPTNKTGLQLQLAPSTTGYTSLNFNGVAGDSDDYQSVNSNAVGSAAGGLLTQLAAQLPNSIYATLNGVNITSVAGVVLAPLLDLLVAALTPVLNSLDALLVPLLQLLGVQIGVATVHDSGLSCGEAQLVY
- a CDS encoding type II secretion system F family protein; protein product: MASAIALLIGAFALLCAAVALLLWRSGAQRSDRAAAARFVESRVASAAQGAAWAGQGPQAAPVPHSVHAAHAAHPAHSGQAARSSPRSAAAAQTLMSAAPGRGAPLVARVQYWQARLVTAIDNTLRRAGIGNARMPLLCVSLGTLALAIWAFARGGVWGVLATLAFVSAGLGFVVSRRAYRRREKIVRQLPSFLDGIVRLIVLGNSVPAAFQAALQTTEAPLRECLDHVSRLLRSGVEIDRALYHVAGVYRTRELELVGAVLRLSVKYGGRADIMLDRMATFMRDLEQAGRELAAMSAETRLSACVLALLPLAIGGFLVLTNPKYFGSMWYDEAGRRLVFVAFGLQAFGAWMLYRLTRLRSGT
- a CDS encoding DUF3613 domain-containing protein, translated to MKTTDRHARRASAAPRARAGVLSAAASAFALAIVPGFVAGTAHAQESSGVLPAQAQATTKAATKANARASDIGPATSAWLALQRSNAAAAPAQPTPGAEATLAYQRYLESFKSKIPERFDSSMGQGGNGLGMLVGYGGAPSSN
- a CDS encoding sigma 54-interacting transcriptional regulator, which produces MRTPTKIEELDVYVWEGKADIVDRVARCMASFDVEVIRADDIAISPERSALRPSLAIISVSVIDSGALVLRDWQAAHGMPVVWVGQAPRDHDPTMYPAEYSHILPLDFTCAELRGMISKLALQLRAHSAQTAASDALVASSECMQALLHEVDTFADCETSVLVHGETGVGKERIAQLLHEKHSHYGKGPFIAVNCGAIPDGLFESLFFGHAKGSFTGAVVAHKGYFEQADGGTLFLDEIGDLPLYQQVKLLRVLEDGAVTRIGSPAAVKVDFRLVAATNKNLPQLVKDGTFRADLYYRLAVIELKVPSLEERGAVDKIALFKAFIATVVGAERLAALPDLPYWLADAIADMYFPGNVRELRNLAERIGVTVRQVGSWDAARLQRLIALACSTQPVPAESAAEVLVDRSKWDMAERNRVLAALDANGWRRQDTAQYLGISRKVLWEKMRKYQIFEEEPESRETE
- a CDS encoding tetratricopeptide repeat protein, which codes for MNYVSETLRRALALAAVALLGACAFKEQGYGVGAQAEREAKLQQASQPAPDTPGMYLGLIDRMQAQGLYYASLAHIDAYEKQYGASPESILLRADALRATGQPAASAEAYRQLLATPLAARGHRGLGLLAGGAGDFTRAAAELQEAVRLAPTDASTLSDLGYALLRSGDVTAARVPLMKAAELDQHNPKIVSNVVLFLVADGQNAEAQAVMKQQNVAPDVRAAIRSDAAKVAQASRLRQRAAARAHLSETGSAGHGDMGGVERAAAGENVPMASMQMGQSGQSGIDVAPRLLQRFSQ
- a CDS encoding type II secretion system F family protein produces the protein MSAGSLFAAALVLAALGCALLAAHAVVRLAGARRSARTLAVALEARAAAAAMASSSAAAAAAQVAARMGAGTAAGAAAGGGTSANSTVGAGSGAAARAGAGMATGVNGMVGMAGPGARAADRTTAGTNNRPRSRGLAAWVERLADAGVRWLDTPFGRQAVADEERRLLEQCGFVDARSRGLFLMARVASAMVVAAFAGWFMHGGVAAFDWMGSSGVTGLFVPAAGLVLGFMVPKLYVQRRAAGRRRAVVDELPMLVDLLRLLQGVGLSLDQSLQVLVNEFRGVLPVLAGELEIAQRQFTAGRTREQSLQRVASSYDNEDLRAVVRLLIQVDRHGGAVQEPLRQFGDRLREVRRAMLRERIGRLTVKMTAVMILTLLPALLIVTAGPGVVSVTHSLVSVRPHR